In Desulfofundulus kuznetsovii DSM 6115, the following are encoded in one genomic region:
- a CDS encoding 1-deoxy-D-xylulose-5-phosphate reductoisomerase codes for MKEIVILGSTGSIGRQALDVIRRFPDKMRVAGLAAGSNWPLMAEQIREFRPRVVALAREEAARELAQNLPPEELPDIFWGPGSLVTVATAVDSGVVLNALTGTVGLGPTVAALEKGLDIALANKETLVAAGELVMKLAREKGARILPVDSEHSAIWQCLAGQPQNRVGKIILTASGGPFRKEPADLSRVTVDEALAHPNWRMGKKITIDSATLMNKGLEVLEAHWLFAVDYDQIEVVVHPQSIIHSMVEFVDGSVIAQLGLPDMRLPIQYALSYPDRWPSELPRVDWFALGELTFEPPDTKRFPCLALAYAAGRTGGTMPAVLNAANEIAVDAFLAGEIDFTAIPRLVAGVMEEHAVVYEPTLEEILAADQWARGAAREKARR; via the coding sequence ATGAAAGAGATTGTCATCCTCGGCAGCACCGGTTCCATTGGCCGGCAGGCTCTGGACGTGATCAGGCGGTTTCCCGATAAAATGCGTGTGGCCGGCCTGGCCGCCGGGAGCAACTGGCCCCTTATGGCCGAACAGATCCGGGAATTCCGCCCCCGGGTGGTTGCCCTGGCCCGGGAGGAAGCGGCCCGGGAACTGGCCCAAAACCTCCCCCCTGAGGAATTGCCTGATATTTTCTGGGGCCCCGGGAGTCTAGTGACCGTGGCGACCGCCGTTGATAGCGGGGTGGTTTTAAACGCCCTCACAGGAACCGTGGGGCTGGGTCCTACGGTGGCGGCGCTGGAAAAGGGGCTGGATATTGCCCTGGCCAACAAGGAAACACTGGTAGCCGCGGGTGAGCTGGTCATGAAGCTTGCCCGGGAAAAGGGAGCCCGTATTTTACCGGTGGATAGCGAGCATTCGGCCATCTGGCAGTGTCTTGCCGGCCAGCCTCAAAACAGGGTGGGTAAGATTATCCTTACGGCTTCGGGGGGGCCCTTTCGCAAAGAACCCGCCGATCTTTCCCGGGTCACGGTAGACGAGGCTCTGGCTCATCCCAACTGGCGGATGGGAAAGAAGATTACCATAGATTCGGCTACCCTGATGAATAAGGGGCTGGAAGTCCTGGAAGCGCACTGGCTTTTTGCCGTGGATTATGATCAAATAGAAGTGGTGGTCCATCCCCAGAGCATTATCCACTCGATGGTGGAATTTGTCGACGGTTCGGTCATAGCTCAGCTGGGCCTGCCGGACATGCGCCTACCCATCCAGTACGCACTTTCTTACCCCGACCGCTGGCCCAGTGAATTGCCCCGGGTGGACTGGTTTGCTTTAGGCGAACTCACCTTTGAACCGCCGGACACCAAGCGCTTTCCCTGTCTGGCCCTGGCCTACGCCGCCGGCCGCACCGGCGGGACCATGCCGGCAGTGCTTAATGCCGCCAATGAGATTGCCGTTGATGCTTTCCTGGCCGGGGAAATTGATTTCACCGCCATACCCCGGCTTGTGGCCGGAGTCATGGAGGAGCACGCGGTCGTTTACGAGCCTACTTTAGAAGAGATTCTGG
- the ytvI gene encoding sporulation integral membrane protein YtvI, producing MPRSLRVAILITTVLLFYLAWKYVVPELLVILNFLLTVLTPFILAVIIAVLIEPMVRFLHQVCRINRSLAVGLSMLVVIGGAGALLTLLVLRLAVELSELSVRLPQYMGPLQAEINRLVEKGKIFYFHLPPLVTERIQENMGTFTGWLSHVAGSLAGSLFHFITSLPNALVAIIVALIATYFLSRDYQLIINLWLKTAPEPWGQRVVEVSRRVVGASFGYLRAQSFLVTLTTIQSIVGLYIIGAKYSLTVGLLIGLFDIIPVLGPATIYIPWAIWSFFTGQIAFGVKLVVLYLLVWGVREVLQARVVAASLGLHPLAVLVAMYVGLKAIGVVGLVLGPLTLIALQAALGTIKPLNHR from the coding sequence GTGCCCAGGTCTTTGCGGGTAGCTATCCTGATCACTACTGTTTTACTTTTTTATCTGGCCTGGAAATACGTTGTTCCGGAGTTGCTGGTCATTTTAAATTTCCTTTTGACCGTGCTTACCCCCTTTATTTTGGCGGTAATTATTGCCGTACTCATTGAACCTATGGTACGCTTTCTACATCAGGTTTGCCGCATCAACCGTTCACTGGCCGTCGGCCTGTCCATGCTGGTGGTTATCGGCGGGGCAGGAGCTTTGTTAACCCTGCTGGTACTGCGCCTGGCGGTGGAGCTTTCCGAGTTGTCGGTGCGACTTCCCCAGTACATGGGGCCTTTACAGGCGGAGATCAACCGGCTGGTGGAGAAGGGTAAAATATTTTATTTTCATCTGCCGCCGCTGGTTACCGAACGTATTCAAGAAAATATGGGCACCTTCACCGGCTGGCTTTCCCATGTGGCCGGCTCTTTAGCCGGTTCCCTGTTTCATTTCATTACTTCCCTTCCCAATGCGTTGGTGGCTATTATAGTCGCCCTTATTGCCACCTATTTCTTAAGCCGGGATTACCAGTTGATCATAAATCTCTGGCTTAAGACGGCTCCGGAGCCCTGGGGCCAGCGGGTGGTGGAGGTAAGCCGGCGGGTTGTGGGGGCTTCCTTCGGTTATTTGCGCGCCCAATCTTTTTTGGTGACCCTGACCACAATCCAGAGCATTGTGGGGCTTTATATAATTGGGGCCAAATATTCCCTGACTGTTGGTCTACTGATTGGACTTTTTGATATTATTCCCGTGCTGGGACCGGCAACCATATATATACCCTGGGCCATCTGGTCCTTTTTCACCGGTCAAATTGCCTTTGGGGTTAAGCTGGTAGTGCTTTACCTGCTGGTCTGGGGGGTGAGGGAAGTCCTGCAAGCCCGGGTGGTGGCGGCCAGCCTGGGCCTGCATCCCCTGGCCGTGCTGGTGGCCATGTATGTGGGGCTGAAGGCCATTGGCGTGGTGGGCCTGGTGCTGGGCCCCCTGACCCTCATCGCCCTGCAGGCCGCCCTGGGTACCATCAAGCCCTTGAATCACAGGTAG
- a CDS encoding phosphatidate cytidylyltransferase: MLRHRILSALVGIPLFIAAVWHGNLPLLVFTGLLMVLAAVEMVALFQRVNLYPPHGLAVLGSLFLLGSAYLYKDAGLGGAIALILFFILVFMVFLYPAFSPVEGAVTLLATLYIGLFVYIYLLRLLPDGWIWLTFTLAGTWSSDTVAYFAGKRWGRRQLAPALSPGKTVEGAVGGLVGSLLAAVAFMLIYPFLPRGPLLLLGLLLGLAAMVGDLVESAFKRQAGVKDAGDIIPGHGGILDRFDSMLFTAPLVYYYVGMFIIS, translated from the coding sequence GTGCTCAGGCACAGAATTTTGAGTGCGCTGGTGGGTATCCCCCTCTTCATTGCCGCCGTCTGGCACGGGAACCTGCCCCTTCTGGTGTTCACCGGGCTGCTGATGGTGCTGGCTGCCGTAGAAATGGTTGCTTTGTTTCAGCGCGTAAATTTATATCCACCCCACGGGCTGGCTGTTTTGGGGAGTCTTTTCCTGCTTGGCAGCGCATATCTATACAAGGACGCGGGTCTGGGGGGGGCAATAGCACTGATACTATTTTTCATTCTGGTCTTCATGGTATTTCTTTATCCGGCCTTTTCCCCGGTGGAAGGTGCCGTGACCCTGCTGGCAACCCTTTATATCGGTTTGTTCGTTTATATTTATCTTCTTCGCTTGTTGCCCGATGGCTGGATATGGTTGACTTTTACGCTGGCGGGCACCTGGTCCAGTGATACCGTTGCCTATTTTGCAGGAAAAAGATGGGGCCGGCGCCAGCTGGCGCCGGCTTTAAGCCCAGGTAAAACCGTGGAGGGGGCAGTGGGAGGTCTGGTGGGCAGCCTGCTGGCGGCAGTAGCTTTTATGCTCATTTATCCTTTTCTTCCCCGCGGTCCCCTGCTTCTTTTGGGGCTGCTTTTAGGACTGGCGGCAATGGTAGGGGATTTGGTGGAGTCGGCTTTTAAGCGGCAGGCGGGGGTAAAGGATGCAGGGGATATTATTCCCGGTCACGGGGGCATCCTCGATCGTTTTGACAGTATGCTCTTTACTGCCCCATTAGTATACTACTATGTGGGTATGTTTATAATAAGCTGA
- a CDS encoding isoprenyl transferase gives MLKNLVRVLRRGGKRNPSLEEERLLAQLDLNRLPRHVAIIMDGNGRWAQKRGLPRTYGHRAGVESLRDTVRTCAELGIGYLTVYAFSTENWKRPRDEVDVLMNLLVEYLHKEIEELCANNIRLHPIGRIQELPSHARKALDMAVSRTRNNQKMVLNLALNYGGRIELVDAVRSIVTEALAGKLSPEQIDESTVSSHLYTAGQPDPDLLIRPSGDYRVSNFLLWQLSYTEFWMTTVMWPDFRRVHLLQALVDFQRRERRFGGLIRGEQRCSGTEF, from the coding sequence TTGCTGAAAAACCTGGTGCGCGTTTTACGGCGCGGCGGGAAAAGGAATCCTTCTTTGGAAGAAGAAAGGCTTTTAGCGCAGCTGGACTTGAACCGTCTGCCCCGTCATGTGGCCATTATTATGGATGGCAACGGCCGTTGGGCGCAAAAAAGGGGTTTGCCCAGAACCTACGGCCACCGGGCCGGGGTAGAGTCTTTACGGGACACGGTGCGTACCTGTGCCGAACTGGGTATCGGCTACCTTACCGTTTACGCCTTTTCCACGGAAAACTGGAAACGCCCCAGGGATGAAGTGGATGTGTTGATGAACTTGCTGGTGGAATACCTGCATAAAGAAATAGAAGAATTATGTGCCAATAATATCCGCCTTCATCCCATTGGCCGCATTCAGGAGTTGCCTTCCCACGCCCGAAAGGCCCTGGACATGGCCGTCTCCCGCACCAGGAACAACCAGAAGATGGTCCTCAACCTGGCCCTGAATTACGGTGGGCGGATCGAGTTGGTGGATGCCGTGAGGTCCATTGTAACAGAAGCGCTGGCCGGGAAACTTAGCCCGGAACAAATTGACGAATCCACCGTTTCCAGCCACCTCTATACCGCCGGTCAGCCGGACCCGGACCTGTTGATTCGACCTTCCGGTGATTACCGGGTAAGCAACTTTCTACTGTGGCAGCTTTCTTACACCGAATTTTGGATGACCACCGTGATGTGGCCCGATTTTCGACGGGTGCACCTTTTGCAGGCCCTCGTGGATTTTCAGCGACGGGAGCGGCGCTTCGGCGGCCTGATTAGAGGTGAACAAAGGTGCTCAGGCACAGAATTTTGA
- a CDS encoding DUF362 domain-containing protein — MAYRITEECLACGTCLESCPNEAIIEGDTYRIDPDKCENCGTCIEACPTGAIIEE, encoded by the coding sequence TTGGCCTATCGCATTACCGAGGAATGTCTGGCCTGCGGGACCTGTCTTGAGTCCTGCCCGAACGAGGCGATTATTGAGGGCGACACTTACAGGATTGACCCCGACAAATGTGAGAATTGCGGTACCTGTATTGAGGCCTGTCCTACCGGAGCCATTATCGAAGAGTAA
- the frr gene encoding ribosome recycling factor, translating into MLVNAKIAEAESNMKKTVELVKKEFASLRAGRATPALLDKVLVSYYGTPTPINQLATISVPEPRLLVIQPWDKTILPEIERAILKSDLGITPTSDGTVIRLAIPQLTQERRAELVKVVKKKAEEGRVAIRNIRRELNDKVKQQQKNGEISEDELRRTQDEIQKLTDKYIKEIDQLVSAKEQEIMQV; encoded by the coding sequence ATGTTGGTTAATGCCAAAATTGCCGAGGCTGAAAGCAATATGAAGAAAACCGTGGAACTGGTCAAAAAGGAATTTGCGTCCTTAAGAGCCGGTCGCGCCACTCCTGCCCTTCTGGATAAGGTGCTGGTTTCCTATTATGGTACCCCTACCCCGATCAACCAGCTGGCTACCATTTCTGTGCCGGAACCGCGTCTTCTGGTGATTCAGCCCTGGGATAAAACCATTTTACCGGAAATTGAACGGGCCATTTTGAAATCCGACCTGGGGATTACGCCCACCAGTGACGGTACGGTCATCCGCCTGGCCATTCCCCAGCTAACCCAGGAACGCCGGGCCGAACTGGTGAAGGTGGTCAAGAAGAAAGCGGAAGAGGGTCGGGTGGCCATTCGAAATATTCGCCGTGAACTTAACGATAAAGTCAAGCAGCAACAAAAAAATGGTGAGATTTCCGAAGACGAATTGCGCCGTACCCAGGACGAGATTCAAAAACTTACGGATAAGTATATTAAGGAAATCGATCAGCTGGTAAGCGCCAAGGAACAGGAGATTATGCAGGTCTAA
- the pyrH gene encoding UMP kinase, with protein sequence MAQAPRYKRVVLKLSGEALAGNQGYGIDPDVVKSIARQIDELVQMGVQVAVVVGGGNIWRGVAGSAKGMDRATADYMGMLATVINSLALQDALEKQGVNTRVQTAIEMREVAEPYIRRRAIRHLEKGRVVIFAAGTGNPYFSTDTTAALRAAEIEADVILMAKRVNGVYDSDPLKNPNARRYERLTYIELLNKGLAVMDATATSLCMDNRIPLVVFNLNQEGNIKRAVLGENVGTYVGGEYVG encoded by the coding sequence GTGGCTCAAGCACCCAGGTACAAGCGTGTGGTTTTGAAACTGAGCGGAGAGGCCCTGGCCGGCAACCAGGGCTACGGTATAGATCCCGATGTGGTCAAATCCATTGCCAGGCAGATTGATGAACTTGTCCAGATGGGTGTGCAGGTGGCTGTTGTGGTCGGCGGTGGGAACATCTGGCGCGGTGTGGCCGGCAGCGCCAAGGGGATGGACCGGGCTACCGCCGATTACATGGGTATGCTGGCCACGGTAATCAATTCACTGGCTTTGCAGGATGCCCTGGAGAAGCAGGGAGTGAATACCCGGGTCCAGACGGCCATCGAGATGCGGGAGGTGGCCGAGCCCTACATTCGCCGGCGGGCCATAAGGCATCTGGAAAAGGGGCGGGTGGTCATCTTTGCAGCAGGAACCGGGAACCCCTATTTTTCCACAGATACTACCGCTGCTTTAAGGGCGGCGGAAATAGAAGCGGATGTTATTTTGATGGCCAAAAGGGTCAATGGCGTTTATGATTCCGATCCCTTAAAGAACCCCAATGCCCGGCGCTACGAGCGGCTCACATATATTGAGCTCCTCAACAAAGGGCTGGCCGTAATGGATGCCACAGCCACTTCATTATGTATGGATAACCGCATCCCCCTGGTGGTGTTTAACCTGAACCAGGAGGGAAATATTAAGCGGGCGGTGCTGGGAGAAAACGTTGGTACCTATGTTGGGGGTGAATATGTTGGTTAA
- the tsf gene encoding translation elongation factor Ts, producing the protein MAEITAAMVKELRERTGAGMMDCKKALMETNGDMEKAVDFLREKGLAAAAKKAGRIAAEGVVDAYIHGGGRIGVLVEVNCETDFVAKTDEFRLFVRDIAMQVAAARPEYVRREDVPEHVIAREKEVLAAQAANEGKPEKVIEKIVQGRLDKFFKEVCLLEQPFIKNPDITVQELLNEKIAKIGENIVIRRFTRYELGEGLTKRQDDFAEQVAAMTRS; encoded by the coding sequence ATGGCTGAAATAACAGCGGCCATGGTCAAAGAATTGCGTGAACGTACCGGCGCCGGCATGATGGACTGCAAAAAGGCCCTTATGGAAACTAACGGGGACATGGAAAAGGCCGTGGACTTTTTACGGGAAAAAGGTCTGGCTGCCGCGGCCAAGAAGGCCGGTCGGATTGCCGCCGAGGGTGTGGTGGATGCCTACATCCACGGCGGGGGGCGCATTGGTGTTCTGGTGGAGGTAAACTGTGAAACCGACTTTGTGGCTAAGACCGATGAATTCCGCCTGTTCGTGCGGGATATCGCCATGCAGGTGGCTGCGGCCCGGCCGGAGTACGTACGGCGCGAAGATGTACCGGAACACGTGATTGCCCGGGAAAAGGAAGTCCTGGCGGCCCAGGCGGCTAATGAAGGAAAACCCGAGAAAGTGATCGAAAAAATCGTACAGGGGCGACTGGATAAATTCTTTAAAGAGGTTTGTCTCCTGGAACAGCCATTTATTAAAAATCCCGATATTACCGTCCAGGAGCTTTTAAACGAAAAAATTGCCAAAATAGGGGAAAACATTGTCATCCGCCGTTTTACCCGTTATGAACTGGGTGAGGGCCTGACCAAACGGCAGGACGATTTTGCGGAGCAGGTCGCGGCCATGACCAGGTCGTAA
- the rpsB gene encoding 30S ribosomal protein S2 translates to MAIISMKQLLEAGVHFGHQTRRWNPKMAPYIFTDRNGIYIIDLQKTVRKIEEAYNFVRNLAAEGGTILFVGTKKQAQESVKEEAERCGMFYVNQRWLGGMLTNFQTIRRRIERLHELERMEDDGTLAVLPKKEVAELIHEKERLQKFLGGIKNMRKLPDALFVIDPRKERIAVAEARKLKIPIVAIVDTNCDPDEIDYVIPGNDDAIRAVRLLTSKIADAVLEGRQGEQVAAAGQ, encoded by the coding sequence GTGGCGATTATTTCCATGAAGCAGCTTCTGGAGGCCGGGGTGCACTTCGGGCACCAGACCCGGCGGTGGAATCCCAAGATGGCTCCGTACATTTTTACAGACCGGAACGGTATTTATATTATTGACTTGCAAAAAACCGTTCGCAAGATAGAAGAGGCCTACAACTTCGTGCGGAACCTGGCCGCCGAGGGTGGAACCATTCTTTTTGTGGGCACTAAAAAGCAGGCGCAGGAGTCGGTGAAGGAAGAAGCCGAACGGTGCGGGATGTTTTACGTGAACCAGCGCTGGTTGGGCGGTATGCTGACCAACTTCCAGACCATTCGCCGGCGTATCGAGCGCCTGCACGAGCTGGAGCGCATGGAAGACGATGGGACTCTGGCCGTGTTGCCGAAGAAGGAAGTGGCCGAACTCATACATGAAAAGGAAAGGCTGCAAAAGTTTCTCGGCGGTATTAAGAATATGCGCAAATTGCCCGATGCCCTTTTTGTCATTGATCCCCGCAAGGAGCGCATTGCGGTGGCCGAGGCCCGGAAGCTGAAGATACCCATTGTGGCCATTGTGGATACCAACTGCGATCCCGACGAGATCGATTATGTGATTCCCGGAAACGACGATGCCATCAGGGCAGTGCGCCTGCTTACCAGCAAAATTGCCGATGCCGTTTTGGAGGGGCGGCAGGGTGAGCAGGTTGCGGCAGCAGGGCAATAA
- a CDS encoding bis-aminopropyl spermidine synthase family protein, whose product MLNRTQKQIFRALMAKPSTFWELIKEQDGHLAHFTQVMEEMLALGLVRYEGSYIYLTDKGKEEARGQGLSPLQPLTCPTCGGKTVTLQGSFPRVLKEFEEIVRQRPAAIAEFDQGYVDTMSTVARVAIMYQRGDLENQDILLIGDDDLTSIAIALTGMARHITVLEVDDRLVEFIDLQARKKGWTNLSVHRYDVRHPLPREFQGQYDTFLIDPVETLPGIRLFLSRCALSLRGKGSAGYFGLTHLEASRDKWYFIQRLILDMNFVITDIIHNFQEYELEREGFVSKNYPLVQRAFGPLPVPDTNWYTSNFFRLEAVAKPRVPEQENIPTGREFYFDDEAYATLP is encoded by the coding sequence ATGTTGAACAGGACGCAGAAACAGATCTTCCGTGCCCTGATGGCAAAACCCAGCACTTTCTGGGAACTCATCAAGGAACAGGATGGGCACCTGGCTCATTTTACACAGGTAATGGAAGAAATGCTTGCCCTGGGTTTGGTCCGTTATGAAGGCAGTTATATTTATCTCACCGATAAAGGGAAAGAGGAGGCCCGGGGCCAGGGCCTGTCCCCTTTACAACCGCTGACCTGTCCCACTTGTGGCGGGAAAACCGTTACCTTGCAGGGCAGTTTTCCCCGGGTGCTTAAAGAGTTTGAGGAGATTGTCCGGCAAAGGCCAGCGGCCATTGCCGAATTTGATCAGGGGTATGTGGACACAATGAGTACAGTAGCCCGGGTGGCCATCATGTACCAGCGGGGTGACCTGGAAAACCAGGATATCCTGCTCATAGGAGATGACGATTTGACCAGCATTGCCATAGCCCTTACCGGTATGGCCAGGCACATTACTGTTTTAGAGGTGGATGACCGGCTGGTAGAGTTTATTGATCTCCAGGCCAGGAAAAAAGGTTGGACTAATCTTTCCGTACACAGGTATGATGTGCGCCACCCTCTCCCCCGGGAGTTTCAGGGCCAGTACGATACTTTTTTGATTGATCCGGTAGAAACACTGCCGGGCATCCGCCTGTTTTTGTCCCGCTGCGCCCTGTCTTTGCGGGGGAAAGGCAGTGCTGGTTATTTCGGTTTGACCCACCTGGAGGCTTCGAGGGACAAATGGTATTTCATTCAGAGGCTGATCCTGGACATGAATTTTGTGATTACAGATATAATCCATAACTTCCAGGAATACGAACTGGAAAGGGAAGGATTTGTGAGCAAAAACTATCCGCTTGTCCAAAGAGCCTTCGGCCCGTTGCCTGTACCGGACACCAACTGGTATACCTCTAACTTTTTCCGCCTCGAAGCCGTAGCTAAGCCGAGGGTTCCGGAACAAGAAAATATTCCCACCGGGCGCGAGTTTTATTTCGACGACGAAGCTTACGCTACTTTACCCTAG
- a CDS encoding PAS domain-containing protein, protein MEGQTKYKAEQYPLNSILDTIPMAIMIVDNELNISYINGAWEQLVGYTWEEVVGKKLTELQQLLQEEKTTSCPPGEDPESFLLCREIEITGKNGEGIHLALKTKPIMRGNNREGTVIYFQDINTQVKYELLKQTFDTILQQMVGGVVVVDSTGRVLIANQETERLTGQPASSITGKFVWELFPNMDRKELVTVRALEKGQAVGPLEVHYKVNDKDFCLLVRSDVLRDKYGRVSGAVTVFNDITELHRQQELQHNQEKLAVVGQMAAGMAHELRNPLTSIKGFAQLLSERVEDAKSKEYLDVIIQEVDRTNEIISDFLVLARPHSTQGENVDLNRLINELLPLVESQCLLTQVELVPDLAPELPSIKAQPDQLKQVLLNLIHNALQAMEEQPVRRLTLISRWPAGSDEILLVVRDTGHGMSEEILSRLSTPFFTTKDAGTGLGLTISYRIIENHGGRIEVNSQEGAGSEFRIYLPVQGPGQIH, encoded by the coding sequence ATGGAAGGGCAAACAAAATATAAAGCAGAACAATACCCTCTTAACAGTATACTTGACACCATCCCCATGGCTATCATGATCGTGGACAACGAACTAAACATCAGCTATATCAACGGAGCATGGGAACAGCTGGTGGGATACACCTGGGAAGAAGTGGTGGGAAAAAAATTAACGGAATTGCAACAATTGCTCCAGGAAGAGAAGACAACCAGCTGCCCCCCGGGTGAGGATCCTGAATCCTTCCTGCTGTGCCGGGAAATCGAGATTACCGGCAAAAACGGCGAAGGGATCCACCTGGCCTTGAAAACGAAACCTATCATGCGGGGAAATAACCGGGAGGGTACCGTCATTTACTTCCAGGACATCAATACCCAGGTAAAATATGAGCTATTAAAGCAAACCTTTGATACAATTTTACAGCAAATGGTGGGGGGAGTGGTTGTTGTTGACTCCACCGGAAGAGTGCTCATCGCCAACCAGGAGACAGAACGGCTTACGGGACAACCAGCATCCAGCATAACAGGCAAATTTGTCTGGGAACTCTTCCCTAATATGGACAGAAAAGAACTGGTTACCGTTCGGGCTCTGGAAAAAGGTCAAGCAGTGGGTCCCCTGGAGGTACACTATAAAGTTAATGACAAGGATTTCTGTCTGCTTGTCCGCTCCGATGTCCTGCGGGACAAGTACGGACGGGTCAGCGGCGCAGTCACCGTCTTCAATGATATTACAGAACTACACCGCCAGCAGGAACTGCAGCACAACCAGGAAAAGCTGGCGGTGGTTGGCCAGATGGCCGCCGGCATGGCCCATGAACTGCGCAATCCCCTTACTTCCATCAAGGGATTTGCGCAGCTCCTGAGCGAACGCGTGGAGGATGCAAAAAGTAAAGAATACCTGGATGTAATTATCCAGGAAGTCGATCGGACCAATGAAATCATCAGTGATTTTCTCGTGCTGGCCCGCCCCCATTCCACCCAGGGGGAAAACGTGGACCTGAACCGGTTGATCAATGAACTGTTACCCCTGGTGGAAAGCCAGTGTCTTTTGACCCAGGTGGAGCTGGTTCCGGATCTTGCCCCGGAATTACCCTCCATCAAGGCGCAACCGGACCAGCTCAAACAGGTACTGCTGAACTTAATTCACAACGCCCTGCAGGCCATGGAAGAACAGCCGGTAAGAAGACTGACCCTCATCTCCCGCTGGCCGGCCGGGTCCGATGAAATCCTGCTGGTGGTACGGGACACGGGCCACGGTATGTCCGAGGAGATATTATCCCGGCTGAGCACACCCTTTTTCACCACCAAGGATGCCGGGACCGGCCTGGGGTTGACCATATCCTACCGCATTATTGAAAACCACGGCGGGAGGATTGAGGTAAACAGTCAAGAGGGGGCCGGCAGCGAATTCAGGATTTATTTGCCTGTACAAGGCCCCGGGCAAATTCACTGA